In one window of Bradyrhizobium sp. AZCC 1721 DNA:
- the gcvP gene encoding aminomethyl-transferring glycine dehydrogenase, which translates to MNAPLKTTATAATDFVRRHIGPSPRDISAMLESVGAKSLAELMGQTLPSSIRQKKPLDLGPALSETEALSHMRELAAQNQVFTSLIGQGYSGTILPTVIQRNVLENPAWYTAYTPYQPEISQGRLEALFNFQTMICDLTGLDVANASLLDEGTAAAEAMALAERASQVKTKSFFVDAEVHPQTLAVLRTRAEPLGWNLIVGDPLADLEGANVFGGLLQYPGTTGAVRDLRPAISALRAKGALAVVAADLLALTLIASPGELGADIAIGSAQRFGVPMGYGGPHAAYMAVRDALKRSLPGRIVGLSVDSRGQPAYRLALQTREQHIRREKATSNICTAQVLLAVIASMYAVYHGPEGLTHIARTVHRRAAALAAGLTKLGYAPASPAFFDTITVAAGAKQSEIVARALAEKINLRIGDGTLGIALDETTTPATVEAVWRAFGGKLSYADVELGARETLPAELKRDSAFLVHPVFHTHRSETELLRYMRKLSDRDLALDRAMIPLGSCTMKLNATTEMIPLTWPEFGSLHPFAPREQAAGYHALFARLEKWLCDITGYDAISLQPNSGAQGEYAGLLAIRAYHAARGEPHRKVCLIPSSAHGTNPASAHMAGMEVVVTACDARGDVDVEDLRAKAEKHSKNLAAVMITYPSTHGVFEEHITEICDIVHSHGGQVYLDGANMNAQVGLSRPGDYGADVSHLNLHKTFCIPHGGGGPGMGPIGVKAHLAPYLPSHPSNCHPATDGAVPHPIGPVSAAPFGSASILTISYIYILMMGGEGLTRATEMAILNANYIASRLDPHFPVLYKNAKGRVAHECIVDPRPLKTTSGVTVDDIAKRLIDYGFHAPTMSFPVPGTLMIEPTESESKAELDRFCDAMIAIRSEITEIEIGRWKVEASPLRHAPHTVHDIVDDAWNRPYSRATGCFPDGISRTDKYWSPVGRVDNVYGDRNLVCSCPPVEDYAQAAE; encoded by the coding sequence ATGAACGCGCCGCTCAAGACCACCGCCACAGCCGCCACTGATTTCGTGCGCCGGCATATCGGCCCCTCGCCCCGCGACATCAGTGCAATGCTGGAGAGCGTCGGCGCGAAGAGCCTCGCCGAGCTGATGGGCCAGACGCTGCCCTCCTCGATCCGGCAGAAGAAGCCGCTCGATCTCGGCCCCGCGTTGAGCGAGACTGAGGCGCTTTCGCATATGCGCGAGCTCGCCGCGCAGAACCAGGTGTTCACCTCGCTGATCGGCCAAGGCTATTCCGGCACCATTCTGCCCACGGTGATCCAGCGCAATGTTTTGGAGAACCCGGCCTGGTACACGGCCTATACGCCGTATCAACCGGAAATCAGCCAGGGGCGGCTGGAAGCGCTGTTCAACTTCCAGACCATGATCTGCGACCTCACCGGCCTCGATGTGGCCAATGCCTCGCTGCTCGATGAAGGTACTGCCGCGGCGGAGGCGATGGCGCTGGCCGAGCGCGCCTCGCAAGTGAAGACAAAATCGTTCTTCGTCGATGCGGAAGTGCATCCGCAGACGCTCGCGGTGCTGCGTACCCGTGCCGAGCCGCTGGGCTGGAATCTGATCGTCGGCGATCCGCTAGCCGATCTCGAAGGCGCCAATGTGTTCGGTGGCCTACTGCAATATCCGGGAACGACGGGCGCGGTGCGCGACCTCCGGCCGGCGATCTCGGCGTTGCGTGCGAAGGGCGCGCTCGCCGTCGTCGCGGCCGATCTTCTGGCGCTGACGCTGATCGCCTCGCCCGGCGAGCTTGGCGCTGACATCGCGATTGGATCGGCGCAGCGGTTCGGCGTGCCGATGGGCTATGGCGGCCCGCACGCGGCCTACATGGCGGTGCGCGACGCGCTAAAACGTTCGCTGCCCGGCCGCATCGTCGGGCTGTCGGTGGATTCGCGGGGGCAGCCCGCCTATCGACTGGCGCTGCAGACCCGCGAGCAGCATATCCGCCGCGAAAAGGCCACCTCCAACATCTGCACCGCGCAGGTGCTGCTGGCGGTGATCGCTTCGATGTACGCGGTCTATCACGGTCCCGAAGGGCTGACGCATATCGCGCGCACCGTGCACCGCCGCGCGGCGGCGCTGGCAGCGGGGCTGACAAAACTCGGCTATGCGCCGGCGTCGCCGGCGTTCTTCGATACGATCACCGTCGCCGCGGGCGCGAAGCAGAGTGAAATCGTTGCGCGCGCGCTCGCCGAGAAGATCAACCTTCGCATCGGTGATGGCACGCTCGGCATCGCCTTGGACGAAACGACCACGCCTGCCACTGTGGAAGCGGTGTGGCGCGCCTTCGGCGGCAAGCTGTCCTATGCGGATGTCGAGTTGGGCGCGCGCGAAACGCTGCCCGCCGAATTGAAGCGCGACAGCGCCTTCCTTGTCCATCCCGTGTTCCACACCCACCGCTCCGAGACGGAGCTGCTGCGCTACATGCGCAAGCTCTCAGATCGCGACCTCGCGCTCGACCGCGCCATGATCCCGCTCGGCTCCTGCACCATGAAGCTGAACGCGACCACGGAAATGATCCCGCTGACCTGGCCCGAGTTCGGCTCGCTCCATCCGTTCGCCCCGCGCGAACAGGCGGCCGGCTATCACGCGCTGTTTGCGCGGCTGGAAAAATGGCTGTGCGACATCACCGGCTATGACGCGATCTCGCTGCAGCCAAATTCCGGCGCGCAGGGCGAATATGCCGGGCTGCTCGCGATCCGCGCCTATCATGCCGCGCGCGGCGAGCCGCACCGCAAGGTCTGCCTGATCCCCTCTTCCGCGCACGGCACCAATCCGGCGTCTGCCCACATGGCCGGCATGGAAGTGGTGGTGACGGCCTGCGACGCGCGCGGCGATGTCGATGTCGAGGACCTCCGCGCCAAGGCGGAGAAGCATTCCAAGAATCTTGCCGCCGTGATGATCACCTATCCCTCGACGCATGGCGTGTTCGAGGAGCACATCACCGAGATCTGCGACATCGTGCACAGCCATGGCGGCCAGGTCTATCTCGACGGCGCCAACATGAACGCGCAGGTCGGTCTCTCCCGCCCCGGCGATTACGGCGCCGACGTCTCGCATCTCAATCTGCACAAGACCTTCTGCATTCCCCATGGCGGCGGCGGGCCGGGCATGGGCCCGATCGGCGTCAAGGCTCATCTTGCGCCCTATCTGCCAAGTCATCCTTCAAATTGCCACCCCGCAACCGATGGCGCGGTGCCGCATCCCATCGGCCCCGTGTCGGCGGCGCCGTTCGGCTCGGCATCGATCCTGACCATCTCCTACATCTATATCCTGATGATGGGTGGCGAAGGCCTGACGCGCGCCACCGAAATGGCGATCCTCAACGCCAACTACATCGCCAGCCGGCTCGACCCGCATTTCCCGGTGCTCTACAAGAACGCCAAGGGACGCGTCGCGCATGAATGCATCGTCGATCCCCGCCCGCTGAAGACGACGAGCGGCGTCACCGTCGATGACATAGCAAAGCGCCTGATCGACTACGGCTTCCACGCGCCGACCATGAGTTTTCCGGTGCCGGGCACGCTGATGATCGAGCCGACCGAATCGGAATCGAAGGCGGAGCTGGACCGGTTCTGCGACGCGATGATTGCGATCCGAAGCGAGATCACGGAGATCGAGATCGGCCGCTGGAAGGTCGAAGCCTCGCCCTTGCGCCACGCCCCGCACACCGTGCACGACATTGTCGATGATGCATGGAACCGCCCCTACAGCCGCGCCACGGGTTGTTTCCCCGATGGCATCTCGCGCACCGACAAATATTGGAGCCCGGTCGGTCGCGTCGACAACGTCTATGGCGACCGCAATCTGGTGTGCTCATGCCCGCCGGTTGAGGATTACGCGCAAGCGGCGGAGTGA
- the gcvH gene encoding glycine cleavage system protein GcvH has product MTTLFTSDHEWLRIEGDVATIGVTDYAQSQLGDVVFVELPKVGRALKKAEAAAVVESVKAASDVYAPISGEVIEVNEALAAEPALVNSDAGGKAWFFKLKIADKSELGGLMDEAAYEAHTA; this is encoded by the coding sequence ATGACGACGCTGTTCACATCCGACCACGAATGGCTCCGCATCGAGGGCGATGTCGCCACCATCGGCGTCACCGATTATGCGCAATCGCAGCTCGGCGACGTCGTGTTCGTCGAATTGCCGAAAGTCGGCCGCGCCCTGAAGAAGGCCGAAGCCGCCGCCGTCGTGGAGTCGGTGAAAGCCGCTTCCGATGTCTACGCGCCGATCTCGGGCGAAGTGATCGAGGTCAACGAGGCGCTCGCCGCCGAACCCGCGCTGGTGAATTCCGACGCCGGCGGCAAGGCCTGGTTCTTCAAGCTGAAGATCGCAGACAAGAGCGAACTCGGCGGCCTGATGGATGAGGCCGCCTACGAGGCACACACGGCCTAA
- the gcvT gene encoding glycine cleavage system aminomethyltransferase GcvT — protein sequence MLASDKSPLKRTPLHGLHVARGGKMVPFAGYEMPVQFPAGVLKEHLHTRSAAGLFDVSHMGQLALRAKSGKVEDAALALERLVPQDILAVAPRRQRYAQFTNSDGGILDDLMVANFGDHLFLVVNAACKAEDEAHLRAHLSDTCIIDSLPDRALIALQGPKAESALAKLCADVTAMRFMDTGPRKVAGFDCFVSRSGYTGEDGFEISVPAEQAEALVTLLLDNPDVLPIGLGARDSLRLEAGLCLYGHDLDTTTTPVEGALEWSVQKSRHSGGARAGGFPGAEKILSQFEKGASRRRVGLRPEGRAPVREGALLFADSASIEQVGKVTSGGFGPSLNAPVAMGYLPTSLSANGTLVFAEVRGQRLPLQVAAMPFVPNTYKR from the coding sequence ATGCTGGCAAGCGACAAATCCCCCCTCAAACGCACACCGTTGCACGGGCTCCATGTGGCGCGCGGCGGCAAGATGGTTCCGTTCGCGGGCTATGAGATGCCGGTGCAATTCCCGGCCGGGGTCCTGAAGGAACATCTGCATACGCGAAGCGCCGCCGGCCTGTTCGACGTCTCGCATATGGGCCAGCTCGCGCTGCGGGCGAAATCCGGCAAGGTGGAGGACGCGGCGCTGGCGCTGGAGCGGCTGGTGCCGCAGGACATCTTGGCGGTTGCGCCGCGACGGCAACGCTATGCCCAGTTCACCAATAGCGATGGCGGCATTCTCGACGACCTGATGGTGGCGAATTTCGGCGACCACCTGTTTCTGGTCGTCAACGCCGCCTGCAAGGCCGAGGACGAAGCGCATCTGCGCGCGCATCTCTCGGATACCTGCATCATCGATTCGCTGCCGGACCGCGCGCTGATCGCGCTGCAGGGACCGAAGGCGGAATCAGCGCTGGCGAAACTTTGTGCAGACGTGACTGCAATGCGGTTCATGGATACCGGGCCGCGCAAGGTGGCGGGCTTCGACTGCTTCGTCTCCCGCTCCGGCTATACCGGCGAGGACGGTTTTGAGATTTCGGTGCCGGCCGAACAGGCCGAGGCGCTGGTGACGCTACTCCTGGACAATCCGGACGTGCTGCCGATCGGATTGGGCGCGCGCGACAGCCTGCGGCTGGAAGCCGGGCTTTGCCTCTACGGCCACGACCTCGACACCACGACGACGCCGGTCGAAGGCGCGCTGGAATGGTCGGTGCAGAAAAGCCGTCACAGCGGCGGCGCCCGCGCCGGCGGCTTTCCGGGCGCAGAAAAAATCCTCTCACAGTTTGAAAAAGGCGCATCGCGTCGCCGCGTTGGCTTGCGCCCCGAGGGCCGCGCGCCGGTGCGCGAAGGCGCGCTGCTTTTCGCAGATAGCGCTTCCATCGAGCAAGTCGGCAAGGTCACCTCGGGCGGCTTCGGCCCGAGCCTCAATGCGCCGGTTGCGATGGGCTATCTGCCGACATCGCTCTCCGCCAACGGGACGTTAGTTTTCGCCGAAGTGCGCGGCCAGCGCCTGCCGCTGCAGGTCGCAGCCATGCCATTCGTTCCCAACACCTACAAACGCTGA
- the recA gene encoding recombinase RecA has product MSATALRIVEGSSMDKTKALSAALSQIERQFGKGSVMKLGKNDRSMDVETVSSGSLGLDIALGVGGLPKGRVVEIYGPESSGKTTLALHTVAEGQKKGGICAFIDAEHALDPVYARKLGVNIDELLISQPDTGEQALEICDTLVRSGAIDVLVVDSVAALVPKAELEGEMGDALPGLQARLMSQALRKLTASINKSNTMVIFINQIRMKIGVMYGSPETTTGGNALKFYASVRLDIRRIGAIKERDEVVGNTTRVKVVKNKLAPPFKQVEFDIMYGEGVSKMGEILDLGVKAGIVEKSGAWFSYDSQRLGQGRENAKAFLKANPDMVAKIETAIRQNSGLIAEQILAGPAERDADGEEPADDE; this is encoded by the coding sequence ATGTCCGCCACTGCCCTGCGTATCGTTGAAGGATCCTCCATGGATAAGACCAAGGCCCTGTCTGCCGCGCTCTCCCAGATCGAGCGCCAGTTCGGCAAGGGCTCGGTGATGAAGCTGGGCAAGAACGACCGTTCGATGGACGTCGAGACGGTGTCCTCGGGCTCGCTCGGCCTCGACATTGCGCTTGGCGTCGGCGGGTTGCCGAAGGGGCGGGTGGTCGAAATCTACGGGCCGGAATCGTCGGGCAAGACCACGCTGGCGCTGCACACGGTGGCGGAAGGACAGAAGAAGGGCGGCATCTGCGCCTTCATCGACGCCGAACACGCGCTCGATCCGGTCTATGCGCGCAAGCTCGGCGTCAACATCGACGAGCTCCTGATCTCGCAGCCCGACACCGGCGAGCAGGCGCTGGAAATCTGCGACACGCTGGTGCGCTCCGGCGCGATCGACGTGCTGGTGGTCGATTCGGTGGCGGCCCTGGTGCCGAAGGCCGAACTCGAGGGCGAGATGGGCGATGCGCTGCCGGGGTTGCAGGCGCGGCTGATGAGCCAGGCGCTGCGCAAGCTCACCGCCTCGATCAACAAGTCCAACACCATGGTGATCTTCATCAACCAGATCCGCATGAAGATCGGTGTGATGTACGGCTCGCCGGAAACAACCACCGGCGGCAACGCACTGAAATTTTACGCCTCCGTCCGTCTCGACATCCGCCGCATCGGCGCCATCAAGGAGCGCGACGAAGTCGTCGGCAACACCACCCGCGTCAAGGTGGTGAAGAACAAGCTGGCGCCGCCTTTCAAGCAGGTCGAATTCGACATCATGTATGGCGAGGGCGTCTCCAAGATGGGCGAGATCCTCGACCTTGGCGTCAAGGCCGGCATCGTCGAAAAATCCGGCGCCTGGTTCTCCTATGACAGCCAGCGGCTGGGCCAGGGTCGCGAGAACGCAAAAGCCTTCCTCAAGGCCAATCCCGACATGGTCGCCAAGATCGAGACGGCGATCCGCCAGAACTCCGGCCTGATCGCCGAGCAGATTCTGGCAGGTCCCGCCGAGCGCGACGCCGACGGCGAGGAGCCGGCGGACGACGAATAA